The following is a genomic window from Cyanobacteria bacterium GSL.Bin1.
GAGGTTCGATTGTATTTCGGGCGTAATCTGCCAAAATGTTCTTCGCCTTGTCGGGAAGGAACAGAGTTTTGAACGGGATTTAACTGCATAATTTCAAATTTAGAGCCAAACAAATTCCGAATTGCTGAGGGCTCAATGCCATGCGGGGGTCCCCCGGATCGTTGATGAGTAAAGAAAATCGCAAGCAATTCGCCATTGGGTTTCAACAGTGAATGGACCAAATCGATATAAGCGGTTCGTTTTTCGGGGGGAAGGGCGCAAAAGCAAGTATGCTCGACTACATAGTCGAAATGATAACTATAGTTTTCGGGAAGATTGAAAATATCTGCTTGCAAAAATTTAACATCCAGTTTCGTATCTTTTGCCAATTCTTTAGCTTGCGCGATCGCGGAAGGGGCAAAATCAACCCCAATCAC
Proteins encoded in this region:
- a CDS encoding methyltransferase domain-containing protein, with protein sequence MHSTLTPHFWENRYQEGTDRWDLGQAAPPFFKFLEADNGPPPGKTLVLGCGRGYDALLFAAAGHEVIGVDFAPSAIAQAKELAKDTKLDVKFLQADIFNLPENYSYHFDYVVEHTCFCALPPEKRTAYIDLVHSLLKPNGELLAIFFTHQRSGGPPHGIEPSAIRNLFGSKFEIMQLNPVQNSVPSRQGEEHFGRLRPKYNRTSEN